The Treponema medium genome has a window encoding:
- a CDS encoding ribonuclease Z produces the protein MNLEAFILGCGGMMPLPYRHLTSVLLRREGDLFLFDAGEGTQVSLRRLNLRWKKINTIFISHTHADHVTGLPGILMLSAQVDRDEPLYIIGPPKIKEYVETSRQVLDMYINYEIIIQEVSEPGIVYKTDEFQVRAFWLEHTKPCLGYVFEEFPRPGAFDPEAARRLNVPCGPLWSKLQAGMAVEAADGTVVESSQVLGPPRSGRKFSFVTDTKYLPSIAPEVAGSDFLVCESMFAKGMEQDAAEKKHMTCTQAAQIARDAAVKKMALIHYSPRYTDYDLKQLLKDAQEIFPNTVLSKDRMVEPIEYQD, from the coding sequence ATGAATCTTGAAGCGTTTATCTTGGGCTGCGGAGGCATGATGCCTTTACCGTACCGTCATCTTACTTCAGTGCTGCTTCGCCGTGAAGGCGATTTATTTCTTTTTGATGCGGGAGAAGGCACACAAGTTTCCCTGCGCCGCCTAAATCTCCGATGGAAAAAAATCAATACCATCTTTATCAGCCATACCCATGCGGATCACGTAACGGGGTTGCCGGGAATTTTGATGCTATCGGCGCAGGTTGACCGTGATGAGCCGCTCTACATTATCGGCCCCCCGAAAATTAAAGAATATGTCGAAACAAGTCGGCAAGTTCTCGATATGTATATCAATTACGAAATTATCATTCAAGAAGTTTCCGAACCCGGCATTGTATATAAAACCGATGAGTTTCAAGTGCGAGCGTTCTGGCTTGAACATACCAAGCCTTGTCTCGGCTACGTATTTGAGGAATTCCCACGGCCGGGAGCATTCGATCCCGAAGCGGCGCGCAGACTTAATGTCCCCTGCGGACCACTCTGGTCAAAGCTACAGGCAGGAATGGCAGTAGAAGCGGCAGACGGTACTGTTGTAGAAAGCAGCCAAGTACTCGGTCCGCCTCGGAGCGGCAGAAAATTCAGCTTTGTAACCGATACAAAATATCTTCCGAGCATCGCGCCGGAGGTTGCCGGCTCCGACTTCTTAGTCTGCGAATCTATGTTTGCAAAAGGTATGGAACAGGATGCTGCCGAAAAAAAGCACATGACCTGTACACAGGCTGCTCAAATTGCACGGGACGCCGCAGTCAAAAAGATGGCGCTGATTCACTACAGTCCCCGTTATACGGACTATGACTTAAAGCAGCTGCTTAAAGACGCACAAGAGATATTCCCCAATACGGTTCTATCAAAAGATCGAATGGTAGAACCAATCGAATATCAGGATTAA
- a CDS encoding 4-hydroxybutyrate dehydrogenase, which translates to MKQLAVKPEIYKFETAKEFAEAFKLGKDDLVITNEYIYKPFFGALNLPCATLFQEKYGAGEPSDDMVEAMYKDVHGSYKRIIAIGGGTVIDISKFFSLKHTSPVLDLYDGKQEIVKDKELIIVPTTCGTGSEVTNIAVLSLNARGTKKGLAHDEMYGDYAVLIPELLKDLPFKFFATSSIDALVHAVESSLSPKATESTKLFGYKAIEMILKGYKEIEKNGHDARLPLLSDFLLASNYAGIAFSIAGCAAVHAMSYPVGATFHVAHGESNYAMFTGVLKNYLEIKKDGEIEKLNRFMADILGCDTAHVYDALEKLLNCLLKKKPLHEYGMKKEQIAEFADSVIANQQRLMANNFVFLDRDRLIKIYTELF; encoded by the coding sequence ATGAAGCAACTTGCGGTAAAACCCGAAATTTACAAGTTTGAAACGGCGAAAGAATTTGCGGAAGCGTTCAAGCTCGGAAAAGACGATCTTGTTATCACAAACGAGTATATCTATAAACCGTTTTTCGGCGCATTGAACCTACCCTGCGCGACGCTTTTTCAAGAAAAATACGGTGCGGGAGAACCTTCCGACGATATGGTCGAAGCAATGTACAAAGATGTACACGGCAGCTATAAGCGTATTATCGCAATCGGCGGCGGTACCGTCATCGACATTTCAAAGTTTTTCTCCTTAAAGCACACCTCGCCGGTGTTAGACTTATACGACGGAAAACAAGAAATCGTAAAGGACAAAGAGCTGATTATCGTACCGACTACCTGCGGCACCGGATCGGAGGTAACCAATATCGCCGTACTCTCGCTGAATGCACGCGGTACGAAAAAAGGCCTCGCACACGATGAAATGTACGGCGACTACGCGGTGTTGATTCCCGAACTGCTGAAAGACTTGCCGTTCAAATTTTTTGCAACAAGCTCCATCGATGCATTGGTACATGCCGTTGAATCATCGCTTTCGCCCAAGGCAACGGAAAGCACAAAGCTGTTCGGATACAAAGCTATCGAGATGATTTTAAAGGGCTACAAAGAAATTGAGAAAAACGGTCATGATGCACGGCTTCCGCTGTTAAGCGATTTCTTGCTTGCATCTAACTATGCAGGTATTGCATTCAGCATTGCAGGATGCGCAGCAGTTCACGCGATGAGCTATCCGGTCGGCGCGACCTTCCATGTCGCTCACGGTGAATCAAACTATGCGATGTTTACCGGCGTCTTGAAAAATTACCTTGAAATTAAAAAAGACGGCGAGATTGAAAAGCTTAACCGGTTTATGGCCGATATCCTCGGCTGCGACACGGCACATGTCTATGATGCATTGGAAAAGCTGCTCAACTGTCTGCTCAAAAAGAAACCGCTGCACGAATATGGCATGAAAAAAGAGCAGATTGCCGAATTTGCCGACAGCGTCATTGCAAATCAGCAGCGCCTTATGGCAAATAACTTTGTGTTCCTTGACAGAGACCGGCTGATTAAAATCTATACCGAATTATTTTAA
- a CDS encoding ferrous iron transport protein A, which produces MMTLQEAPCAVYTVKKINGSRDLKRRMENMGIAAGADVEVIEHTETVCRIKTVKREIELSIEEAACIGVGEQFKRNGDPVLFSCCSYGRAGDLWDRANEINENVQQKGDEKQ; this is translated from the coding sequence ATGATGACATTACAAGAAGCGCCCTGCGCCGTTTATACCGTCAAAAAAATAAACGGCTCGCGCGATCTTAAAAGGCGGATGGAAAACATGGGGATTGCAGCCGGCGCGGATGTAGAAGTGATCGAACATACCGAAACCGTATGCCGGATTAAAACCGTTAAACGAGAAATAGAACTATCCATTGAAGAGGCTGCTTGTATCGGCGTTGGAGAGCAGTTCAAACGAAATGGAGACCCTGTTTTGTTCAGTTGCTGCTCTTACGGTCGCGCAGGCGACCTCTGGGATAGGGCAAACGAAATTAATGAAAACGTACAACAAAAAGGAGATGAAAAGCAATGA
- a CDS encoding 4-hydroxyphenylacetate 3-hydroxylase family protein, whose amino-acid sequence MALMTGEQYVESMRKLNLQVYMFGKKVDNVVDNPILRPSLNSVKATYDLAQMPEYEDLMTVKSSLTGKKINRFTHIHQSTEDLIKKVKMQRLCGQKTAACFQRCVGMDAFNAVFSTTYELDEKYGTHYHENFKKFIQHVQDEDLTVDGAMTDPKGDRSLAPHAQTDPDLYLHVVERRADGIVVRGAKAHQTGFINSHEVIVMPTIAMGEDDKDYAVAFACPTDAKGIFMIVGRQSCDTRKLEGSEIDVGNSTYGGTEALVIFDNVFIPNDHIFLNGEFEFAGMLVERFAGYHRQSYGGCKVGVGDVLIGAAAVAADYNGAQKASHVKDKLIEMTHLNETLYCCGIACSAEGTKTKSGNYLIDLLLANVCKQNVTRFPYEIARLAEDIAGGLMVTAPAESDLRDPKLGPYVVKYLQGVASVSTENRLRILRLIENLTLGSAAVGYRTESMHGAGSPQAQRIMISRQGNLAMKKKLAKDIAKIKE is encoded by the coding sequence ATGGCACTTATGACAGGCGAACAGTATGTTGAGAGTATGCGTAAACTGAATTTGCAGGTTTACATGTTCGGAAAAAAAGTTGACAATGTTGTTGACAATCCGATTCTTCGACCGTCCCTGAACTCGGTGAAGGCTACTTATGATCTGGCTCAGATGCCGGAATATGAAGATTTAATGACCGTTAAATCTTCCTTGACCGGAAAGAAGATCAACCGATTTACACACATTCATCAGAGTACTGAGGATCTGATTAAAAAGGTAAAGATGCAGCGGCTTTGCGGACAAAAAACCGCGGCTTGCTTCCAGCGCTGCGTCGGTATGGATGCGTTTAATGCCGTTTTCAGCACAACGTATGAGCTCGATGAAAAATACGGAACGCATTATCATGAAAACTTCAAAAAGTTTATTCAGCATGTTCAGGATGAAGACCTGACCGTAGACGGTGCAATGACCGACCCGAAAGGAGATCGCTCTTTGGCGCCCCACGCTCAGACCGATCCCGACTTATACCTCCATGTCGTGGAACGGAGAGCCGACGGTATCGTCGTTCGTGGTGCAAAAGCGCACCAAACCGGTTTTATCAACTCGCACGAAGTTATCGTTATGCCGACTATCGCAATGGGCGAAGATGATAAAGACTATGCAGTAGCCTTTGCCTGCCCGACCGATGCGAAAGGTATCTTCATGATTGTCGGACGCCAGAGCTGCGACACCAGAAAGCTGGAAGGTTCCGAAATCGATGTCGGTAACTCCACCTACGGCGGAACCGAAGCTTTGGTTATCTTCGATAACGTATTTATTCCGAACGACCACATCTTCCTGAACGGCGAATTTGAATTTGCCGGTATGCTGGTTGAACGCTTTGCAGGATATCACCGCCAGTCTTACGGCGGATGCAAGGTCGGCGTCGGCGATGTTCTTATCGGTGCGGCGGCAGTTGCAGCAGACTATAACGGCGCTCAAAAAGCTTCTCACGTTAAAGATAAGCTGATTGAAATGACCCACCTGAACGAAACGCTGTACTGCTGCGGTATCGCATGTTCGGCTGAAGGCACCAAGACCAAGTCCGGTAACTACCTTATCGACTTGTTGCTTGCCAACGTCTGTAAGCAGAACGTTACGCGCTTCCCGTATGAAATTGCACGTCTTGCAGAAGATATCGCAGGCGGCTTGATGGTAACCGCTCCGGCAGAATCCGATCTGCGCGATCCCAAACTCGGACCGTACGTTGTCAAATACTTACAGGGTGTTGCCTCCGTTTCTACCGAGAACCGCTTACGCATTCTCCGCTTGATCGAAAACCTGACCCTCGGCAGCGCTGCAGTCGGTTACCGCACGGAGTCCATGCACGGCGCCGGTTCTCCACAGGCACAGCGTATCATGATCTCTCGCCAAGGTAACCTTGCAATGAAGAAAAAGCTTGCAAAGGATATCGCGAAGATTAAGGAGTAA
- a CDS encoding NifU family protein gives MYEELEKTLDTYVRPLLRTHGGDMQVVDFTDGVVKFKLHGHCAGCPAADFTTENLIQSELMEHMPEVKRAVLIHEVSQSLLDEARSILKQRHGG, from the coding sequence ATGTACGAAGAGTTGGAAAAAACATTGGACACCTATGTACGTCCGTTGCTGCGGACACATGGCGGCGATATGCAGGTAGTGGATTTTACGGACGGTGTAGTTAAATTCAAATTGCATGGGCATTGTGCCGGCTGTCCTGCTGCCGATTTTACGACGGAGAATCTTATCCAATCAGAGCTGATGGAACACATGCCTGAAGTAAAACGAGCTGTTCTCATACATGAAGTGAGCCAGAGTTTATTGGATGAAGCTCGGTCTATTTTGAAACAGCGCCATGGCGGATAA
- a CDS encoding 3-hydroxyacyl-ACP dehydratase FabZ family protein: MADKIPIGVRYCGGCNNRYDRVAVIRRLETLVPEVEFVTVQPGTPYPAALIVAGCPTDCAKRDDISVPAGRLFKIGGWEDLLPARDFIKEVCAEACAKQEERSLTHEQVLEILPQRPPMLFIDTVSTLVPGKEVKASFSVTPELSLLKGHFPDNPIFPGVCAVEAIAQAADILLLTLDRYAGKTPLFMGIKKANFRKKILLGDTLEIYSTLLEERVELGWVSCRGQIFSDGDLAADAEVTLAMR; this comes from the coding sequence ATGGCGGATAAGATTCCGATCGGTGTGCGCTATTGCGGCGGATGTAACAACCGGTACGACCGTGTTGCCGTTATTCGCCGCCTTGAAACGCTTGTGCCGGAGGTTGAGTTCGTAACGGTACAGCCGGGGACTCCCTATCCGGCCGCGCTTATCGTTGCAGGCTGTCCGACCGATTGTGCAAAGCGCGATGATATTTCCGTACCGGCAGGTCGCTTGTTTAAAATCGGCGGCTGGGAAGACCTTTTACCGGCGAGGGATTTTATTAAAGAAGTTTGTGCGGAAGCGTGTGCGAAACAAGAGGAGCGTTCGTTAACCCATGAGCAAGTGTTGGAAATACTGCCGCAGCGGCCGCCGATGCTGTTTATCGACACGGTCTCTACGCTTGTTCCCGGTAAGGAAGTTAAGGCATCCTTTTCCGTTACGCCTGAATTGAGTTTGTTAAAAGGACACTTTCCCGATAATCCGATATTTCCGGGAGTGTGCGCCGTTGAAGCGATTGCTCAGGCGGCGGACATTTTGCTGTTAACGCTCGATCGGTATGCCGGTAAAACCCCGCTCTTTATGGGAATTAAAAAAGCGAACTTCCGTAAAAAAATTCTTTTGGGCGATACGCTCGAAATCTACAGTACACTTTTGGAAGAGCGGGTGGAATTAGGCTGGGTGAGCTGCCGCGGCCAAATCTTTTCGGACGGTGATTTAGCCGCCGATGCCGAAGTAACCCTTGCCATGCGGTAA
- a CDS encoding acetyl-CoA hydrolase/transferase family protein yields MSDWKKYYQEHLTTAAEAVKHIKSGNRVVIGHACGEPAHLVNAMVDNAAAYKNVEIVHMVAMGGGKYCQPEYAENFRHNALFVGGSTREAVAAGRADYTPCFFFEIPRLFRTTLPVDVAMVTVSPPDENGMCSLGVSVDYTQEAVKQAKTVIAQVNKEMPWTGPNSLVSVQDLDFIVEYDEPLIELPPPKIGDIERAIGEHCASLIPDGATLQLGIGAIPDAVLLFLKGKKDLGIHSEMFSDGVVELAEAGVITNKKKTLHPGKFIVNFLMGTKRLYDFVNHNPDVDMRPVDYVNNPFIVAQNDYLISINSCVQVDLMGQVASETIGLKQFSGVGGQVDFVRGASASKGGVSIMAMPATVKGKISKIVPLLDEGAAVTTSRNDVDYVVTEYGIAALKGLTLKQRAHNLIAIAHPDFREELKAEFEKRFNCKY; encoded by the coding sequence ATGTCTGATTGGAAGAAGTATTATCAGGAGCATTTGACAACTGCTGCAGAGGCTGTCAAGCACATTAAGTCGGGAAACCGCGTTGTGATCGGCCATGCCTGCGGTGAACCTGCTCACTTGGTGAATGCGATGGTGGATAACGCTGCGGCATATAAAAATGTCGAAATCGTTCACATGGTTGCAATGGGCGGCGGTAAGTATTGCCAGCCTGAATATGCCGAAAACTTTCGGCACAATGCGCTGTTTGTCGGCGGAAGCACACGCGAAGCGGTTGCTGCAGGACGTGCGGATTATACGCCGTGCTTCTTTTTTGAAATTCCCCGGCTGTTCAGAACAACCTTACCGGTCGATGTGGCAATGGTAACCGTCAGCCCGCCCGATGAGAACGGTATGTGCTCACTCGGCGTATCCGTCGATTACACACAGGAAGCGGTAAAACAGGCAAAAACCGTTATCGCGCAGGTCAATAAGGAAATGCCGTGGACAGGCCCGAACAGTCTCGTTTCGGTACAAGACCTCGACTTTATTGTCGAGTATGATGAACCGTTAATTGAATTGCCGCCGCCTAAGATCGGCGATATAGAAAGAGCAATCGGAGAGCATTGCGCCTCGCTTATTCCCGACGGAGCAACTCTCCAGCTCGGTATCGGCGCTATTCCCGACGCCGTTCTGTTGTTCCTTAAAGGTAAAAAAGATTTGGGTATCCACTCCGAAATGTTCTCGGACGGCGTAGTCGAACTTGCAGAAGCGGGTGTTATTACCAACAAGAAAAAGACGCTGCATCCCGGGAAGTTTATCGTCAACTTCTTGATGGGTACCAAAAGACTGTATGATTTTGTCAATCATAACCCCGATGTCGATATGCGTCCGGTCGACTATGTGAATAACCCGTTCATCGTTGCACAGAACGATTATTTGATTTCGATTAACTCCTGCGTACAGGTAGATTTGATGGGACAGGTCGCTTCCGAAACCATCGGGCTTAAGCAGTTCTCCGGCGTCGGCGGACAGGTTGACTTTGTGCGCGGCGCATCCGCAAGCAAGGGCGGTGTTTCGATTATGGCAATGCCGGCAACGGTAAAGGGCAAGATTTCGAAGATCGTTCCGCTGTTGGATGAAGGCGCTGCCGTTACCACGAGCCGCAATGATGTGGACTATGTCGTTACCGAATACGGCATTGCCGCGCTGAAAGGCTTGACATTAAAGCAGCGTGCGCATAATCTGATTGCAATTGCGCATCCCGATTTCCGCGAAGAATTAAAAGCTGAATTCGAAAAGCGCTTTAACTGCAAATATTAA